Proteins from one Romboutsia sp. CE17 genomic window:
- a CDS encoding LacI family DNA-binding transcriptional regulator yields MINLKATTIKDIAKKCGVGVSTVSRAINNHPEINEDTRNMIMEVIKESNFIPNNSARNLKLSDTKTIAVLIKGIDNPFFQNMIKVFEEEIQNKKYTFILHRVDSNQDEVEVALELIKEKRLKGIVFLGGSFSHQENKLQEINIPFVLSTIAIAEDVDKNLYSSVSVDDISESKKIVDFLCENGHEKIAILAYDSGDRSISRLRVEGYCEALKKRNIPINKNLIRYTYDSLSAYTMENGYNLMKELLEEGEDFTAVYAISDSMAVGACKAILEYGKKIPDDYSVVGFDGLDISYYYNPSITTIRQPVEMMAKETTNILFDLINKKSKHQHKVFEGELIVRDSTSKL; encoded by the coding sequence GTGATTAATTTGAAGGCAACCACAATAAAGGATATAGCTAAAAAGTGTGGAGTAGGAGTAAGTACAGTTTCAAGAGCAATTAACAATCATCCTGAAATAAATGAAGATACTAGAAATATGATAATGGAAGTTATAAAAGAAAGTAATTTTATTCCCAATAATAGTGCAAGAAACCTAAAGCTTTCAGACACAAAAACAATAGCAGTATTAATAAAAGGTATAGATAACCCCTTCTTTCAAAATATGATAAAGGTATTTGAAGAAGAGATACAAAATAAAAAATATACTTTTATATTACATAGAGTTGATTCTAATCAAGATGAAGTAGAAGTAGCTTTAGAATTGATAAAGGAAAAGCGATTAAAAGGGATAGTATTTTTAGGTGGGTCTTTTTCACATCAGGAAAATAAACTACAAGAAATAAACATACCGTTTGTATTAAGTACAATAGCTATAGCTGAAGATGTCGATAAGAACTTATATTCATCAGTATCTGTAGATGATATAAGTGAAAGTAAAAAAATAGTAGATTTTTTATGTGAAAATGGACATGAAAAAATAGCTATCTTGGCATATGATAGTGGTGATAGAAGTATAAGTAGATTGCGTGTAGAAGGATATTGTGAAGCTCTAAAGAAAAGAAATATACCAATAAATAAAAATCTAATAAGGTATACGTATGACAGTCTAAGCGCCTATACTATGGAAAATGGTTATAATCTAATGAAGGAGTTATTAGAAGAAGGGGAAGATTTTACAGCTGTTTATGCGATTTCAGACAGTATGGCAGTTGGAGCATGCAAGGCTATACTAGAATATGGGAAAAAAATTCCTGATGATTATTCTGTAGTAGGATTCGATGGATTAGATATTTCCTATTATTATAATCCTTCTATAACGACTATACGACAACCAGTAGAAATGATGGCTAAAGAAACTACAAACATATTGTTCGATTTAATTAATAAGAAGAGTAAACATCAACATAAGGTATTTGAAGGGGAATTAATAGTTAGGGATTCTACTTCTAAATTATAA
- the malQ gene encoding 4-alpha-glucanotransferase: MRRSGMLLPIASLPSKYGIGSFSKEAYEFIDMLESSGQSLWQILPLGPTGYGDSPYQSFSTFAGNPYFIDLDELVKEGLLTKEECNGYDWGSNDEYIDYEKIYLSRFKVLKKAYKRSEIYSNKRFMAYCNKNKWWLNDYALYMSIKDFFGGKSWVEWDVDIRLRKKEAIHEYEEKLSDDILFYKYLQYLFSMQWNRLKSYANRKGISIVGDIPIYVALDSADTWANPELFQLNKECVPIAVAGCPPDGFSKTGQLWGNPLYYWEYHKDTDYEWWIKRIEYSFKLYDILRIDHFRGFDEYYSIPYGENTAVNGSWEKGPGIELFKHIKEKLGNVEIIAEDLGFLTDSVRQLLSDTGYPGMKVLQFAFDSREDSDYLPHNYNNNCVVYTGTHDNNTTIGWYKEINKKDKKMCIDYMNNKNSRESEIHWDFICLAMRSVADTCIIPVQDYLGLGEEARINTPSTLGNNWTWRMKQNSISKKNIKKIKMLTKLYGR, encoded by the coding sequence ATGAGACGAAGTGGGATGTTACTGCCTATTGCAAGTTTACCATCTAAGTATGGAATAGGCAGCTTTTCAAAAGAAGCTTATGAATTTATAGATATGTTAGAGAGTTCTGGTCAAAGTTTGTGGCAGATACTACCTTTAGGGCCAACTGGATATGGAGATTCCCCATATCAATCATTTTCTACATTTGCAGGAAATCCATATTTTATAGATTTAGATGAATTAGTAAAAGAAGGTTTATTAACAAAGGAAGAATGTAATGGATATGATTGGGGAAGTAATGATGAATATATAGATTATGAAAAAATATACTTATCTAGATTTAAAGTATTAAAAAAAGCTTATAAACGTAGCGAAATATATAGTAATAAAAGGTTTATGGCATATTGTAATAAAAATAAATGGTGGCTTAATGATTATGCTCTATATATGTCGATAAAAGATTTTTTTGGAGGAAAGTCATGGGTAGAATGGGATGTTGATATAAGATTAAGAAAAAAAGAAGCTATACATGAGTACGAAGAAAAATTATCAGATGATATACTATTTTATAAGTATTTACAGTATCTATTTTCAATGCAATGGAATAGGTTGAAATCTTATGCAAATAGAAAGGGAATATCAATAGTAGGTGATATTCCTATTTATGTAGCTTTAGATAGCGCTGATACATGGGCTAATCCAGAGTTATTCCAATTAAATAAGGAATGTGTACCTATAGCAGTAGCTGGATGCCCACCAGATGGGTTTTCGAAAACAGGACAGTTGTGGGGAAATCCACTATACTATTGGGAATATCATAAAGATACAGATTATGAATGGTGGATAAAAAGAATAGAGTATTCATTTAAATTATATGATATCTTAAGAATAGATCACTTTAGAGGTTTTGATGAATATTATTCTATACCTTACGGAGAGAATACTGCTGTAAATGGGTCTTGGGAAAAGGGACCAGGAATAGAGCTATTTAAACATATAAAAGAAAAGTTAGGTAATGTAGAGATTATTGCTGAAGATTTAGGTTTTTTAACGGATAGCGTAAGGCAACTGCTAAGTGATACAGGCTATCCAGGAATGAAAGTATTGCAGTTTGCATTTGATTCAAGAGAAGATAGTGATTATTTACCTCATAACTATAATAATAATTGTGTAGTTTATACAGGAACTCATGATAATAATACAACTATAGGTTGGTATAAAGAGATTAATAAGAAAGATAAAAAGATGTGTATAGACTATATGAATAATAAAAATTCTAGAGAAAGTGAGATACACTGGGATTTTATATGCTTAGCTATGAGAAGTGTTGCAGATACTTGTATAATACCAGTTCAAGATTATTTAGGATTAGGAGAAGAAGCTAGAATAAATACACCATCAACACTAGGAAATAACTGGACTTGGAGAATGAAGCAAAATAGCATATCTAAAAAGAATATAAAAAAAATAAAGATGTTGACTAAACTGTATGGAAGGTAG
- a CDS encoding carbohydrate ABC transporter permease: protein MQETLVKNRNTNNKSTQSNKKNVSNNIIFIILCALVIVFLAPIIFIVTNSFKGKFYISDNPFSFPTSETFIGITNYINGLEKTGFLSAMGWSFFITIMSVIVIILFTSMTAYYITRVKSKVTSALYYLFVFSMIVPFQMVMFPMVKLSDTLNLSNPLGMVLLYLGFGAGLSVFMFSGFVKSIPLEIEEAATIDGCNPLQIYFKIVLPILKPTAITVSILNAMWIWNDYLLPYLVIGLSTKYKTIPVVIQMLVGSNGNRDMGAMMAMLVLAIIPIIIFYLLCQKHIIEGVVAGAVKG, encoded by the coding sequence ATGCAAGAGACTTTAGTTAAAAATAGAAATACTAACAATAAAAGTACTCAATCAAATAAGAAAAATGTTAGTAACAATATTATATTTATAATACTTTGTGCACTAGTTATAGTTTTTCTAGCTCCTATTATATTTATAGTTACAAATTCATTCAAAGGTAAATTTTACATCAGTGATAACCCTTTTTCATTTCCTACATCAGAAACGTTTATTGGTATTACTAACTATATAAATGGATTAGAAAAAACTGGTTTTTTAAGTGCTATGGGATGGTCTTTTTTTATAACAATAATGTCAGTAATAGTGATAATACTGTTTACTTCTATGACAGCATATTACATAACTAGAGTTAAAAGTAAGGTTACTAGTGCATTATATTATCTATTTGTTTTTTCAATGATAGTTCCTTTTCAAATGGTAATGTTTCCTATGGTAAAACTATCAGATACTCTGAACCTATCTAATCCATTGGGGATGGTATTACTTTATTTAGGATTTGGAGCAGGATTATCTGTATTTATGTTTAGTGGATTTGTAAAATCTATACCATTAGAAATAGAAGAAGCAGCGACAATAGATGGATGTAATCCGTTACAAATTTATTTTAAGATAGTTCTTCCTATATTAAAACCAACTGCAATAACTGTATCAATATTGAATGCAATGTGGATATGGAATGACTATTTATTACCGTACTTAGTCATAGGGTTATCTACTAAATATAAAACTATACCAGTAGTAATTCAAATGTTAGTAGGATCTAATGGAAACAGAGATATGGGCGCTATGATGGCGATGTTAGTATTAGCAATTATTCCAATTATAATATTTTATTTGTTATGTCAAAAACACATAATAGAAGGTGTAGTTGCAGGTGCGGTAAAAGGTTAG
- a CDS encoding carbohydrate ABC transporter permease, with protein sequence MQKALKKYFPIFLLPTLIAFAIAFIIPFITGLYLSFCNFTTISDAEFVGIDNYIKAFSEGQGFVEAFGFTTIFTIISIVTVNVLAFTLAYLLTKKIKGTNFFRTVFFMPNLIGGIVLGYTWQSMINAFLANYGTTLVANQKFGFIGLLILMNWQMIGYMMIIYIAGLQSVPSELIESARIDGATKWQTLKNVTIPMVMPSITICTFLTLSNSFKLYDQNLALTNGAPMHKTEMLALNIVNSFYGRYNYEGVGQAKAVIFFVIVAVIALSQLYFTRKREVEQ encoded by the coding sequence ATGCAAAAAGCATTAAAAAAATACTTTCCGATATTTCTACTTCCAACACTAATAGCATTTGCTATTGCGTTTATAATTCCTTTTATAACAGGATTATACTTATCTTTTTGTAATTTTACTACAATAAGTGATGCAGAGTTTGTAGGAATAGATAATTACATAAAAGCTTTCTCAGAAGGGCAAGGATTTGTAGAAGCTTTTGGATTTACTACAATATTTACTATTATATCTATAGTAACTGTAAATGTATTAGCGTTTACATTAGCATATTTATTAACAAAAAAAATAAAAGGAACTAATTTTTTCAGAACTGTATTCTTTATGCCTAACTTAATAGGTGGAATAGTTCTTGGTTATACTTGGCAATCTATGATAAACGCATTTTTAGCTAATTATGGAACGACACTTGTAGCAAATCAAAAGTTTGGCTTTATAGGGTTACTTATACTAATGAATTGGCAAATGATAGGATATATGATGATTATTTATATAGCTGGTCTTCAAAGTGTACCATCAGAATTAATTGAATCTGCTAGAATAGATGGTGCTACTAAATGGCAAACTTTAAAAAATGTAACAATACCAATGGTAATGCCATCAATTACAATATGTACATTTCTAACATTATCTAATAGTTTCAAATTATATGATCAAAACTTAGCATTAACTAATGGAGCTCCAATGCATAAAACAGAAATGCTGGCTCTTAACATAGTTAATAGTTTTTATGGAAGATATAACTATGAAGGTGTTGGGCAGGCAAAAGCAGTTATATTCTTTGTAATAGTAGCAGTAATTGCTCTTAGTCAGCTATATTTTACTAGAAAAAGGGAGGTAGAACAATAA
- a CDS encoding ABC transporter substrate-binding protein, whose product MVKLKKFVAIALSAVMSTVALTGCTSSSDDQASDNSQGSVYYLNFKPESEEQWKKIAEDYEKETGVKVKVVTAASGTYEQTLKSEVAKKDAPTLFQINGPVGYESWKEYCLDLKDTNLYSHLLNQDMAVKDGDGVYGIPYVEEGYGIIYNQAIMDKYFALDGAKAKSVDEINNFSKLKAVVEDMQSKKDQLGIDGVFASTSLTPGEDWRWQTHLANLPVYYEYKDKDVKDLDEIEFTYSDNFKNIFDLYINNSTCEPALLGSKTVSDSMAEFALGKAAMVQNGNWGWSQIAEVDGNTVKEDDVKFMPIYTGVEGEEKQGLCIGTENYFSINSKASEADQKASIEFVEWLFTSETGKNHVTNKLGFIAPFDTFEDSEVPQDPLAKEVLKYLSNDDLYNVDWNFTTFPSQTFKDNFGAALLEYCNGNMKWEDVKKLVIEEWASEKEASK is encoded by the coding sequence ATGGTAAAATTAAAGAAATTTGTAGCAATAGCATTATCAGCAGTTATGTCAACTGTAGCATTAACAGGTTGTACATCATCATCTGATGATCAAGCATCAGATAACAGTCAAGGTTCAGTATATTATCTGAATTTTAAGCCGGAGTCAGAGGAACAGTGGAAAAAGATAGCTGAAGATTATGAGAAAGAAACAGGGGTAAAGGTTAAGGTAGTTACAGCAGCAAGTGGTACTTATGAACAAACACTGAAATCTGAAGTAGCAAAAAAAGATGCACCTACATTATTCCAAATAAATGGTCCAGTTGGATATGAATCATGGAAGGAATATTGTTTGGACTTGAAAGATACAAATCTTTATAGTCATCTTTTAAATCAAGATATGGCTGTTAAAGATGGAGATGGAGTATATGGTATACCTTACGTTGAAGAAGGTTATGGAATAATTTATAACCAAGCAATAATGGATAAATACTTTGCTCTAGACGGTGCAAAAGCGAAATCTGTAGATGAAATAAATAACTTTTCAAAATTAAAAGCAGTAGTAGAGGATATGCAGTCTAAGAAAGATCAATTAGGTATAGATGGAGTATTTGCTTCTACATCTTTAACTCCAGGTGAAGATTGGAGATGGCAAACTCACTTAGCAAACCTTCCTGTATATTATGAATATAAAGATAAGGATGTAAAGGATTTAGATGAAATTGAATTTACTTATTCAGATAACTTTAAAAATATATTTGATCTATATATAAATAATTCAACTTGTGAGCCAGCTTTATTAGGAAGTAAAACAGTTTCAGATTCAATGGCTGAATTTGCTTTGGGAAAAGCAGCAATGGTTCAAAATGGTAACTGGGGATGGTCTCAAATAGCTGAAGTTGATGGTAATACAGTTAAAGAAGATGATGTTAAATTTATGCCTATATATACAGGTGTTGAAGGTGAAGAAAAACAAGGTCTTTGTATAGGAACTGAAAACTATTTTTCTATAAATAGTAAAGCTTCAGAAGCAGATCAAAAAGCATCTATAGAATTTGTTGAATGGTTATTTACTTCTGAAACAGGTAAAAATCATGTAACAAATAAATTAGGATTTATAGCACCATTTGATACTTTTGAAGATTCTGAAGTACCTCAAGATCCATTAGCTAAAGAAGTTTTAAAATATTTAAGTAATGATGATTTATATAATGTAGACTGGAATTTCACTACTTTCCCAAGTCAAACATTTAAGGATAATTTTGGAGCAGCATTACTTGAATACTGCAATGGAAATATGAAATGGGAAGATGTAAAAAAATTAGTTATTGAAGAATGGGCAAGTGAAAAAGAGGCATCTAAATAA
- a CDS encoding glycogen/starch/alpha-glucan phosphorylase, giving the protein MDLLQILEHNAKKKLSECTNEEIYFTILKTIQKLSEERLSKDKPKKKLYYISAEFLIGKLLSNNLINLGIYDEVKEILSNNGKNLSEIEDIELEPSLGNGGLGRLAACFLDSIATLGIPGDGIGLNYHFGLFKQIFKNNLQTEEKNEWIENIGWLNKTDTTYEIEFNGFKLNSRMYDINITGYKNITNKLHLFDVETVDESIVESGINFDKTNVNKNLTLFLYPDDSDVEGRLLRIYQQYFMVSNAAKYILDECIEKGSNLYDLYDYAVIQINDTHPTMVIPELIRLLVDKGIDINDAIEIVSKTCAYTNHTILAEALEKWPADYIEKVAPQIMPIIKELDKIVKSKYEDESVYIIDSDNIVHMANIDIHYSFSVNGVASLHTDILKNNELNNFYKIYPEKFNNKTNGITFRRWLMHCNPLLTNLIENLIGDDFKQDAEKLQNLKKYIDDEDVLKNILDIKKENKIILKNYIKKVQNIDIDENSIFDIQIKRLHEYKRQQMNALYIIHKYLKIKNGDLPTTPITVIFGAKAAPAYTIAKDIIHLILCLQELINNDEDVNKYLKVVMVENYNVTAAEKLIPACDISEQISLASKEASGTGNMKFMLNGALTLGTEDGANVEIHSLVGDDNIFIFGEKSNKVIELYEKCEYDPLDFYIKDKEIKDALDFIVGDKLMKIGNQENLIRLYKEMMKKDWFMTLLDFKEYCKMKDKAFKEYENRYKWAKKMLINISNAGYFSSDRTINQYNEDIWNLK; this is encoded by the coding sequence ATGGACTTATTGCAAATATTAGAACATAATGCTAAGAAAAAACTTTCAGAGTGCACGAATGAAGAAATTTATTTCACAATTTTAAAGACTATTCAAAAATTAAGTGAAGAAAGACTAAGTAAGGATAAACCTAAAAAGAAGTTATACTACATATCAGCAGAATTTTTAATTGGAAAATTACTATCTAATAATCTAATCAATTTAGGCATATATGACGAAGTTAAAGAGATATTATCAAACAACGGTAAGAATCTATCGGAGATAGAAGATATTGAGCTTGAACCATCCTTAGGTAATGGTGGACTTGGAAGATTAGCTGCATGTTTTTTAGATTCAATAGCTACATTGGGAATTCCAGGAGATGGAATAGGTTTAAATTATCATTTCGGATTATTTAAGCAAATATTTAAAAATAATTTACAAACAGAAGAAAAAAATGAATGGATTGAAAATATAGGGTGGTTAAATAAAACTGACACTACTTATGAGATTGAATTTAATGGATTTAAATTAAACTCAAGAATGTATGACATTAATATTACGGGATATAAAAATATAACGAATAAACTGCATTTATTCGATGTAGAAACAGTTGATGAAAGTATAGTAGAAAGTGGAATAAACTTTGACAAAACAAATGTTAATAAAAATCTTACTTTATTCTTATATCCTGATGATAGTGATGTAGAAGGTCGCCTTCTTAGAATTTATCAACAATATTTTATGGTGAGTAATGCTGCAAAATATATATTAGATGAATGTATTGAGAAGGGTAGTAATTTATATGATTTATATGATTATGCAGTGATACAAATTAATGATACTCACCCAACCATGGTTATACCAGAGCTTATTCGCTTATTAGTAGATAAAGGTATAGATATTAATGATGCAATAGAGATTGTATCAAAAACATGTGCATATACGAATCATACGATTTTAGCAGAAGCACTTGAAAAATGGCCAGCTGATTATATTGAAAAAGTTGCTCCTCAGATTATGCCAATAATAAAAGAATTAGATAAAATAGTTAAAAGTAAATATGAAGATGAATCCGTATATATTATAGATAGTGATAACATAGTTCATATGGCTAATATAGATATCCATTATAGTTTTAGTGTAAATGGGGTTGCATCTCTTCATACAGATATATTAAAAAATAATGAATTAAATAATTTTTATAAGATTTATCCAGAAAAATTTAATAATAAAACAAATGGAATAACATTTAGAAGATGGCTAATGCACTGCAATCCATTATTAACGAATTTAATAGAAAATTTAATAGGTGATGACTTTAAACAAGATGCAGAAAAATTGCAAAACTTAAAAAAATATATAGATGATGAAGATGTATTAAAAAATATATTAGACATAAAGAAAGAAAATAAGATTATACTTAAAAATTATATAAAGAAAGTTCAAAATATCGATATAGATGAAAATTCTATTTTTGATATACAGATAAAAAGATTACATGAATATAAAAGGCAACAAATGAATGCATTGTATATCATTCACAAATATTTAAAAATAAAAAATGGTGATTTACCAACAACACCTATAACAGTTATATTTGGTGCTAAAGCTGCACCTGCATATACTATTGCAAAAGACATAATACATTTAATATTGTGCTTACAAGAACTTATAAATAATGATGAGGATGTAAATAAATATTTAAAGGTTGTAATGGTTGAAAATTATAATGTAACAGCTGCAGAAAAACTAATACCGGCTTGCGACATATCAGAACAAATATCTTTAGCATCAAAAGAAGCAAGTGGTACTGGAAATATGAAGTTTATGCTTAATGGTGCATTAACTTTAGGAACAGAAGATGGTGCAAATGTAGAAATACATAGTCTTGTAGGAGATGATAATATATTTATATTTGGGGAGAAAAGCAATAAGGTAATAGAGCTTTATGAAAAGTGCGAATATGATCCTCTTGATTTTTATATAAAAGATAAAGAGATAAAAGATGCATTAGATTTCATAGTTGGGGATAAATTAATGAAAATTGGAAACCAAGAAAATCTTATAAGACTTTATAAAGAGATGATGAAAAAAGACTGGTTTATGACATTATTAGATTTTAAAGAATACTGCAAGATGAAAGATAAAGCATTTAAAGAGTATGAAAATAGATATAAATGGGCTAAGAAAATGTTAATTAATATAAGTAATGCAGGCTACTTTTCGTCTGATAGAACTATAAATCAGTATAATGAGGACATTTGGAATTTAAAATAG
- a CDS encoding precorrin-2 dehydrogenase/sirohydrochlorin ferrochelatase family protein — protein MLYPINLELEKFDIVIIGGGEVALRKCKNFLDFGKKVKVIAPTFLKEFYEIKKGVDLIKDVYKEDYIKDSFIVVAATDNKEVNKSIGEYCSKNNKLVNVVDNVDLSNYIVPSYIKRGDLLIGISTGGKSPSLSRKIKSELEEVYDDSYEEYINILGEVRSNIIKNYKDINERRRLIKKLVNLTLEELIEENKKYI, from the coding sequence ATGCTTTATCCAATAAATTTAGAATTAGAAAAATTTGATATAGTAATAATAGGTGGAGGAGAGGTTGCTCTAAGAAAGTGTAAAAACTTCTTAGATTTTGGGAAGAAAGTAAAAGTAATAGCTCCAACATTTTTAAAAGAGTTTTATGAGATTAAAAAAGGAGTAGATTTAATAAAGGATGTTTATAAAGAAGATTATATTAAAGATAGTTTTATAGTCGTTGCAGCTACTGATAATAAAGAAGTTAATAAATCTATAGGAGAATACTGTAGTAAGAATAATAAATTGGTAAATGTAGTAGATAATGTAGATTTGTCTAACTATATAGTTCCATCATATATAAAAAGAGGTGATTTACTTATAGGAATATCCACTGGAGGAAAGAGTCCATCCTTATCTAGAAAGATAAAATCAGAATTAGAAGAAGTATATGATGATAGTTATGAAGAATATATAAATATTTTAGGCGAAGTTAGATCTAATATCATAAAAAATTATAAGGATATTAATGAGAGAAGAAGATTAATAAAAAAACTAGTAAATTTAACGTTAGAAGAGTTAATAGAGGAAAACAAAAAATATATATAA
- a CDS encoding cupin domain-containing protein, with amino-acid sequence MNEVDISKNISEYRKRNELTIKELANLTGVTPSLLSQIEKGTANPSINTLKQISSALEVPLFNFFISDVPTEELVVRKENRKKIMFAEDDSFAYELLTPNSKGEIEFMLMKIPSKGSSSKEAFSHKGEEVAYIVEGEVRLYLGNSVIDLRSGDSVKIPPHSEHKWENINDNDCEVIFAVTPPSF; translated from the coding sequence ATGAATGAAGTAGATATATCTAAAAATATTTCAGAATATAGAAAAAGAAATGAACTTACTATTAAAGAATTAGCTAATTTGACAGGTGTTACACCATCGTTACTAAGTCAAATAGAAAAAGGTACGGCTAATCCTTCTATAAATACATTGAAACAAATTTCAAGTGCACTAGAAGTACCGTTATTTAATTTTTTTATAAGTGATGTTCCAACTGAAGAATTAGTAGTTAGGAAAGAAAACAGAAAGAAAATAATGTTTGCAGAAGATGATAGTTTTGCTTATGAATTATTAACTCCTAACTCAAAAGGAGAGATAGAGTTTATGTTAATGAAGATACCTTCAAAGGGATCATCTTCAAAAGAAGCATTTAGTCATAAGGGAGAAGAAGTTGCTTATATAGTTGAAGGAGAAGTTAGACTTTATCTGGGGAATAGTGTGATAGATTTAAGAAGTGGGGATAGCGTAAAGATACCTCCTCATTCAGAACATAAATGGGAAAATATAAATGATAATGATTGTGAAGTTATATTTGCAGTAACTCCACCATCTTTCTAA
- the lacG gene encoding 6-phospho-beta-galactosidase — translation MRLPDDFILGGATAAYQAEGATKEGNKGKVAWDDYLEKQGRFLADPASDFYHKYPVDLELCEKFGVNGIRISIAWSRIFPNGYGEINPEGVEFYHRLIDECIKRNVEPFVTLHHFDTPNTLHKDDDFLNRKTIDCFVEFAKVCFDEYGDKVKYWITFNEIWPVACGQYITGTFPPAIKYNLEKAIQSMHNMMIAHAKVVKLFKDSNYKGEIGVIHSLESKYPDRDLDEDKLAAEIEDIVANKFLLDATFKGEYSERTMFGINRVLEKNGGSLNIEDGDMELLKEASKYNDFLGINYYQSSFIRAYEGESEIYHNGTGEKGTSIFRLKGIGEKRFDKDIPRTDWDWLIYPEGLYDMMLRIKNDYPNYNKIYITENGMGYKDDFEDGIIMDTPRIDYIRKHLEAVAQAIDDGVNVKGYFLWSLMDVFSWSNGYNKRYGLFYVDFETQKRYPKESAYWYKFVSETKEIL, via the coding sequence ATGAGATTACCAGATGATTTTATATTAGGTGGAGCAACAGCTGCATATCAAGCTGAAGGAGCTACAAAAGAAGGAAATAAAGGAAAAGTTGCTTGGGATGATTATTTAGAAAAGCAAGGGAGATTTTTAGCTGACCCAGCAAGTGATTTTTATCATAAGTATCCAGTGGACTTAGAGTTATGTGAAAAATTTGGAGTTAATGGTATACGTATATCTATAGCATGGTCTAGAATTTTTCCAAATGGTTATGGTGAAATTAATCCAGAAGGGGTTGAATTTTATCATAGGCTTATTGATGAATGTATAAAACGTAATGTAGAACCATTTGTTACATTGCATCACTTTGATACACCAAATACATTACATAAAGATGATGACTTTTTAAATAGAAAAACTATTGATTGTTTTGTAGAGTTTGCAAAAGTTTGTTTTGATGAATACGGTGATAAAGTAAAATACTGGATAACTTTTAATGAAATTTGGCCAGTTGCGTGTGGACAGTATATAACAGGAACCTTTCCTCCAGCAATTAAATATAATTTAGAAAAAGCTATACAATCTATGCATAATATGATGATAGCTCATGCTAAAGTAGTTAAATTATTCAAAGACAGTAACTATAAGGGAGAAATAGGTGTTATACACTCTCTTGAGTCAAAATATCCAGACAGAGATTTAGATGAAGATAAACTTGCAGCTGAGATTGAAGATATAGTTGCAAATAAATTCTTACTTGATGCAACATTTAAAGGAGAATACTCTGAGCGTACTATGTTCGGTATAAATAGAGTACTAGAAAAAAACGGTGGAAGCTTAAATATAGAAGATGGAGACATGGAATTATTAAAAGAAGCAAGTAAGTATAATGATTTCTTAGGAATAAACTATTATCAAAGTAGTTTCATAAGAGCATATGAAGGAGAATCAGAGATATATCATAATGGTACGGGGGAAAAAGGTACATCTATATTTAGGCTAAAAGGAATAGGCGAAAAAAGATTTGATAAAGATATTCCAAGAACTGACTGGGATTGGCTTATATACCCAGAAGGTCTTTATGATATGATGTTAAGAATTAAAAATGACTATCCAAACTATAATAAAATATATATAACTGAGAATGGAATGGGATACAAAGATGACTTTGAAGATGGAATAATCATGGATACACCAAGAATTGATTACATACGTAAACATTTAGAAGCAGTTGCACAAGCTATAGACGATGGTGTAAATGTTAAAGGTTATTTCTTATGGTCATTAATGGATGTATTTTCATGGTCAAATGGATATAACAAGAGATATGGTTTATTCTATGTAGATTTTGAAACTCAAAAAAGATACCCTAAAGAATCAGCCTATTGGTACAAATTTGTAAGCGAAACCAAAGAAATATTATAA